In a genomic window of Piliocolobus tephrosceles isolate RC106 chromosome 1, ASM277652v3, whole genome shotgun sequence:
- the RPS27 gene encoding 40S ribosomal protein S27 — MPLAKDLLHPSPEEEKRKHKKKRLVQSPNSYFMDVKCPGCYKITTVFSHAQTVVLCVGCSTVLCQPTGGKARLTEGCSFRRKQH, encoded by the exons ATGCCT CTCGCAAAGGATCTCCTTCATCCCTCcccagaagaggagaagaggaaacacaAGAAGAAACGCCTGGTGCAGAGCCCCAATTCCTACTTCATGGATGTGAAATGCCCAG GATGCTATAAAATCACCACGGTCTTTAGCCATGCACAAACGGTAGTTTTGTGTGTTGGCTGCTCCACTGTCCTCTGCCAGCCTACAGGAGGAAAAGCAAGGCTTACAGAAG GATGTTCCTTTAGGAGGAAGCAGCACTAA